Below is a window of Sulfolobales archaeon DNA.
GTTATTGATAGTGGGGGTAAACCCATTGGTATTGTGACTAGTCATGATATCTTAGAAAAGGTTGTGGCGAGAGGTCTAAATCCGAATGAGGTTAGTGTGGGTAGGGTTATGTCGAGTCCTCTAATATATGTTGATGCCTCTACACCTATAGATAAGGTTATAGAGGTTATGCTTAGAGCTGGGATAAGACATGTTCCTGTGATGAAGGGGGAGAGATTGGTTGGGATAATAGCTGAGT
It encodes the following:
- a CDS encoding CBS domain-containing protein produces the protein MIRAEDIMTPNPITVRLDESVAKAAKIMSENKIGSVIVIDSGGKPIGIVTSHDILEKVVARGLNPNEVSVGRVMSSPLIYVDASTPIDKVIEVMLRAGIRHVPVMKGERLVGIIAEYDIIALGPEIFQALELFEAAMMERARRKRGSRG